A genomic window from Winogradskyella sp. J14-2 includes:
- a CDS encoding peptide chain release factor 3 gives MSFKEEINRRRTFGIISHPDAGKTTLTEKLLLFGGAIQEAGAVKSNKIKKGATSDFMEIERQRGISVATSVLAFEYNGIKINILDTPGHKDFAEDTFRTLTAVDSVIVVIDVAKGVEEQTEKLVEVCRMRNIPMIVFINKLDREGKDAFDLLDEVEQKLGLKVTPLSFPIGMGYEFKGIYNIWEKNVNLFKGDSKQHINDTVEISDLNSKELDKLVGEKAAQTLRDEIELVEGIYPDFDKEAYLNGHLQPVFFGSALNNFGVRELLDCFVEIAPKPRAKKSEERLVQPEEKEFSGFVFKIHANMDPNHRNRLAFVKIVSGEFKRNTPYLHVRHDKKLKFSSPNAFFAEKKEIVDISYPGDIVGLQDSGNFKIGDTLTEGEVLNYKGIPSFSPEHFRYINNADPMKAKQLYKGIDQLMDEGVAQLFTLDYNGRKVIGTVGALQYEVIQYRLEHEYGAKCTYENLNVHKACWVQTDNDKSDEFKDFLRVKQRYLARDKQNQLVFLADSMFTLQMTQQKYPSITFHMTSEFE, from the coding sequence ATGAGTTTTAAAGAAGAAATAAATAGAAGACGAACATTTGGAATTATATCGCATCCAGATGCTGGTAAAACTACATTAACAGAAAAGCTATTACTTTTTGGTGGTGCTATACAAGAAGCCGGAGCCGTAAAAAGTAATAAAATAAAAAAAGGTGCTACGAGTGACTTTATGGAAATAGAGCGCCAACGTGGTATCTCTGTGGCTACCTCTGTCTTGGCTTTTGAATATAATGGTATTAAAATCAATATTTTAGATACTCCTGGGCACAAGGATTTTGCCGAGGATACTTTTAGAACCTTAACCGCTGTGGATAGCGTAATTGTAGTTATTGATGTAGCCAAAGGTGTCGAGGAACAAACCGAAAAACTGGTTGAAGTTTGTAGAATGCGTAACATCCCAATGATTGTTTTTATTAACAAACTAGACCGTGAGGGTAAGGACGCTTTTGACCTTTTGGATGAAGTTGAACAAAAACTTGGCCTAAAAGTTACACCTTTAAGTTTCCCTATTGGTATGGGTTACGAATTTAAAGGCATTTATAACATTTGGGAAAAGAACGTTAATCTTTTTAAAGGAGATAGTAAGCAGCATATTAACGATACTGTTGAAATTTCTGATTTAAATTCTAAAGAGTTAGATAAACTTGTTGGTGAAAAAGCAGCGCAAACTCTAAGAGATGAGATAGAATTGGTAGAGGGTATCTACCCTGATTTTGATAAAGAAGCCTATTTAAATGGTCATTTACAACCTGTATTTTTTGGTTCTGCATTGAATAATTTTGGTGTGCGTGAATTATTAGATTGTTTTGTTGAAATAGCGCCTAAGCCTAGAGCTAAAAAAAGTGAAGAACGTTTAGTACAACCCGAAGAAAAGGAATTTTCTGGTTTTGTTTTTAAAATTCATGCCAATATGGACCCAAACCACAGAAACAGATTGGCTTTTGTGAAGATTGTTTCTGGAGAGTTTAAACGAAATACTCCTTATTTACATGTAAGGCACGATAAAAAACTTAAATTCTCTAGTCCTAATGCTTTTTTTGCTGAAAAGAAAGAAATTGTAGACATTTCATATCCCGGTGATATTGTTGGTTTACAGGACTCTGGAAACTTTAAAATTGGAGATACTCTTACAGAAGGTGAGGTACTCAATTATAAGGGAATTCCAAGTTTTTCACCTGAACATTTTAGGTATATTAATAATGCAGACCCAATGAAAGCTAAGCAACTTTATAAGGGTATTGATCAATTAATGGACGAAGGTGTTGCTCAGTTGTTTACCTTAGATTATAACGGTCGTAAGGTCATTGGCACTGTTGGAGCGCTTCAATATGAAGTTATTCAATACAGATTAGAGCACGAATATGGTGCAAAATGTACTTACGAAAATCTTAATGTGCATAAAGCTTGTTGGGTACAAACTGATAATGATAAAAGTGATGAATTTAAAGATTTTTTAAGGGTGAAACAACGTTATTTAGCTAGAGATAAGCAAAATCAACTGGTTTTTTTAGCCGACTCAATGTTTACCCTACAAATGACACAACAAAAATATCCTAGTATAACATTTCATATGACGTCTGAGTTTGAATAA
- a CDS encoding (4Fe-4S)-binding protein: MDAKANVYSNKDITVTYEPRCCVNAGICAKQLSEVFRNSVIPWIDLDGAHTDVIVDQIKKCPSGALKYHLNQKDVA, translated from the coding sequence ATGGATGCAAAAGCAAACGTTTACAGCAATAAGGATATTACTGTAACATACGAACCGCGTTGTTGTGTAAATGCTGGTATTTGCGCTAAACAACTTTCAGAAGTATTTAGGAATTCTGTGATTCCATGGATTGATTTAGATGGCGCACACACTGATGTGATTGTAGACCAGATTAAGAAATGTCCATCAGGTGCATTAAAGTATCATCTAAACCAAAAAGATGTGGCCTAA
- a CDS encoding DUF3467 domain-containing protein, giving the protein MSEEKKNPKKGQINIELDEKVAEGTYSNLAIINHSVSEFVVDFVSIMPGTPKSKVKSRIILTPQHAKRLLKALGDNVARFEKAHGEIKDYEQPPIPLNFGPTGQA; this is encoded by the coding sequence ATGTCAGAAGAAAAAAAGAATCCAAAAAAAGGACAAATAAATATAGAGTTAGATGAAAAGGTTGCAGAGGGTACTTATTCTAACCTAGCAATAATCAATCATTCGGTTTCAGAATTTGTTGTTGATTTTGTTAGTATTATGCCTGGTACACCTAAGAGTAAGGTAAAGTCTAGAATAATTTTAACACCACAACATGCTAAACGTTTACTAAAAGCATTAGGTGATAATGTAGCGCGATTTGAAAAAGCCCATGGTGAAATCAAAGATTACGAGCAACCACCAATTCCATTAAATTTTGGACCAACAGGCCAAGCCTAA